One window from the genome of Zymoseptoria tritici IPO323 chromosome 11, whole genome shotgun sequence encodes:
- a CDS encoding phosphatidylinositol-4-phosphate 5-kinase (Phosphatidylinositol-4-phosphate 5-kinase) translates to SSPQTEVPGTLRPPVHAHYHRASSPPAFSPGALSASSTPQPPQPRPDRLTHRHTLEVPKLNAPRTSAEVDGAASTTGRYIPNSPNPTRRRASLQLGRRQTRSVHSDMHTDDFQQDEDAARWAEVIKQKRIERRARQDTDDERVVVGTKVDNTHVNYEMAYNMLTGIRFVVSRNNAKLDRALTDSDFEIRNKFAFDITGNEQTPSTKYDFKFKDYAPWVFRHIRQIFNIDPAEYLMSLTSKYILSELGSPGKSGSFFYFSRDYKYIIKTIHHSEHKFLRKILKDYHNHVAENPNTLLSQFYGLHRVKLPYIGRKVHFVVMNNLFPPHRDIHRTFDLKGSTIGRDFKEDDLEHNPRATLKDLNWLRRNLHLEFGPTKKDAFVAQMQKDVALLQRLKIMDYSLLVGIHDLERGNEENLRDKTLQVFQPGGEKQDDKAGPGAGGAQLARTPSKMENAKRAKELRDLVKKQRPVPMDQTVNKMPDEAHKSSFYFYADDGGFRATHEDDTPGEEIYYLGIIDCLTRYNYIKKAEHFWKGMGGHESQISAIPPVRYGDRFVKFIAGVTMSRERAEAQRE, encoded by the exons AGCAGTCCGCAGACGGAGGTGCCGGGAACGCTGAGACCGCCGGTGCATGCGCATTATCATCGTGCTTCGTCACCGCCGGCGTTTTCTCCCGGTGCGTTGAGTGCGAGTTCCACGCCGCAACCGCCGCAGCCTCGACCGGATCGTTTGACGCATCGACATACGCTGGAAGTGCCCAAATTGAATGCTCCAAGGACCTCGGCTGAGGTGGATGGCGCGGCCTCGACGACCGGTAGGTATATTCCCAACTCGCCCAATCCTACCCGAAGAAGAGCTTCATTACAGCTCGGTCGAAGACAGACGAGATCTGTACATTCAGACATGCACACGGACGACTTTCAACAAGACGAAGATGCGGCGAGATGGGCCGAAGTCATCAAGCAGAAACGGATAGAGCGACGGGCTCGTCAAGACACCGACGATGAACGAGTGGTCGTGGGAACCAAAGTGGATAACACCCACGTCAACTACGAGATGGCGTATAACATGCTCACTGGCATTCGATTCGTCGTGTCGCGCAACAACGCCAAACTCGACCGCGCCTTGACCGACAGCGACTTTGAAATACGTAACAAGTTCGCCTTTGACATTACCGGAAACGAACAGACGCCCAGCACGAAATACGACTTCAAATTCAAGGACTATGCGCCCTGGGTGTTCCGCCATATCCGACAGATCTTCAACATTGATCCGGCGGAATATCTCATGTCCTTGACGAGCAAGTACATCCTCTCCGAGCTGGGCTCACCCGGCAAGTCCGGATCATTCTTCTACTTCTCTCGGGATTACAAGTACATCATCAAGACCATCCATCACTCCGAGCATAAATTTCTCCGGAAGATTCTCAAGGACTACCACAACCACGTTGCCGAGAACCCCAACACCCTCCTGTCGCAATTTTACGGCCTACACCGTGTGAAACTGCCGTATATTGGCAGGAAGGTGCACTTTGTGGTCATGAACAACCTCTTCCCTCCGCATCGGGACATCCACCGCACGTTCGACTTGAAAGGCAGCACGATAGGACGAGACTTCAAAGAGGACGACCTGGAACACAACCCGCGCGCGACGCTCAAGGATCTGAATTGGTTGAGGAGGAATCTCCACCTCGAATTCGGACCGACGAAAAAGGACGCTTTTGTCGCTCAGATGCAGAAAGATGTCGCTCTCCTCCAGCGATTGAAAATCATGGACTACTCCCTCCTCGTGGGCATCCACGATCTCGAGCGCGGAAACGAGGAGAACCTGCGGGACAAGACGTTGCAGGTGTTTCAACCGGGTGGGGAGAAGCAGGACGATAAAGCCGGACCGGGAGCAGGTGGTGCGCAACTGGCGAGGACCCCGAGTAAGATGGAAAACGCCAAGCGGGCGAAGGAGTTGCGGGATCTCGTCAAGAAGCAGCGTCCCGTGCCGATGGATCAGACGGTGAACAAGATGCCGGACGAGGCGCACAAGAGTTCGTTTTATTTTTATGCGGACGATGGAGGGTTTCGGGCGACGCATGAGGATGATACGCCTGGGGAGGAGATTTATTATTTGGGGATTATTGATTGTTTGACGAGG TACAACTACATCAAGAAAGCCGAACACTTCTGGAAAGGTATGGGAGGCCATGAGTCCCAAATCTCAGCTATCCCGCCTGTGCGATATGGCGATCGCTTTGTCAAGTTCATCGCCGGCGTCACCATGTCGCGGGAACGCGCTGAGGCGCAACGCGAG